In the Penaeus chinensis breed Huanghai No. 1 chromosome 31, ASM1920278v2, whole genome shotgun sequence genome, one interval contains:
- the LOC125041909 gene encoding histone deacetylase 6-like isoform X5 yields the protein MPMGMMCTYVLCPLCRQLGLIERCEPILPRTATEDEILKSHSRSHLYLLWSTKDEKNKEKLENISSHFDSIYIHPETYDLALLAAGSTVDLVDAIMAGKIQNGMALIRPPGHHAMKTEFCGYCFFNNVALAAQVALEKHKLSRILIVDWDVHHGQGTQQMFYEDPRVLYFSIHRYENGTFWPELRESDYDNVGAGRGRGFNFNVPLNKTQMKNEDYLAVLHQVLLPVAYEFNPELVIVSAGYDAAVGCPEFDPELVLVSSGYDAAVGDEKGEMEITPAFYAHLTSSLMALANGRVAVIFEGGYCLESLAEGAALTLSALLGDPCPKLLDPILKPSLSMCESLLNLIYVQRPYWKCFQYQGSFSVHEKTNGDTGERHIPTLSYLGNATKPLQYETRNCYPVQSEEVKEKIRLQLARLKQDKPPQMFENNRLCLVYDEAMSNHHSLSEKEHPERPERTERIWKSLKQFGIIERATILQSRYATQQELELIHTQEHVNLMTSTSALSEKELLNMQDNYKSIYLHPKSNEAALLAAGSLLQVIDDVCNNKSLSGIGVIRPPGHHAEQDHPHGFCLYNNVAIAAKYAITHHGCERVLILDWDVHHGNGVQHAFVADPKVLYISIHRYDHGLFFPSSEDANYDQVGSGEGEGYTVNIPWNKSGMGDAEYMSAMLQVVMPIAYQYDPQLVLVSAGFDAARGDPLGGCRVTPECYGHMTRLLSSLAGGRMVLALEGGYNLSSISYCMTMCAKALLGDPLPSLESGLVPNKNAVQSISDTIRTHKKYWTALSFQVDLPVEDVLCQGFGGGAQPVESGASGSEVSSTNVSPVSTPSTASPPYVSAPSSPDKTWKNGNCMENGASPQLECSSERTKFDSDKMNIDVTPIPELQRSVRSRVKSEKAASASVAEQRDVKAGGMQKQFGSEGSSRMSRRKVGDQGGSGENANHTSTPIRPSRPVKNVGLMLRAAASCAGIVKGATAIVSNENTCDACYKATTLDSGSINGILKQCKELKLLHACTIIEPRPASEEEILSVHTRETLEGHVQKGTCSKSPCSGDPALSAAGSFVELISEVVQGNVLNGLALVQVSDHTSSGNQKISNNYIDNLAVGTQYALDTIGLQRVLIVNWNAQNGYNTQNLFYSDPRVLMFSVNLTDDQSATKGSVDRRGENKGLGYTFDLSLNRDSQSKNFTQGDYLTILHQVILPVAYEFCPELVLLAIGNDLVHQSPAVSPLIYSHITQMLMPLAQGHLAVMLEVGNAKEITKDIATATLSALLDKAVELLPVIYENTSEVQDSVVNMINVQAATWKSLKQHAQNSCINTKKQANASSTLLCDEQQIIAKAFEGCATIPTHTLCLAYDEGMMEHFSYDDETHPERPERISCIFQRLQEFGIVGRCHQVKTRLASAAELETVHSPKHIKFMSSLHSKKPKELQGMQNSFESIFFHRQSNNAALLASGSLLEVVNSVLRGESRRGLAVIRPPGHHAEKNVPCGFCIYNNVAVAAKHAIGAHGLSRVLIVDWDVHHGNGIQHMFEDDPQVLYVSIHRYDNGMFFPGSPDANYNRAGTKKGKGYNVNIPWNKGGMGDGDYMAAMAEVILPIAYQFNPELVLVSAGFDAAVGDPLGGCRVSPECYGHMTKLLSCLAGGRVIIALEGGYNLNSISYCMTMCAKALLGDPLIPLSQGLAACPSACETLSNVVSVHQKFWSALDLKSKGMSPSSRKSKKTTKQSPSVDLVHRSPETPDGKTGLDELTSTLSQMSLGKEGKGAKSMEVVDVKMEEEDGAVGGTCATSDEGLNTFLLTELSGAESMYAVVPLQWCPHLESVNPVPNNSLDAFSPCEECKDLAENWVCLTCYKVMCGRFVNEHMLMHGVTQEHYMVLSYADLSVWCYSCDSYIHHEILQEAKRAAHISKFGEDIPGS from the exons atgccgatgggcatgatgtgtacgtacgtgctatgcccact ATGTCGTCAGCTGGGATTAATCGAGCGTTGTGAACCTATATTGCCAAGAACAGCGACTGAAGATGAGATCCTGAAAAGTCATTCTCGGTCACATCTCTACCTCTTGTGGAGTACGAAGGatgagaagaacaaggaaaaactGGAAAACATCTCTTCGCACTTTGACTCGATATATATTCATCCA GAAACCTATGATCTTGCACTCTTGGCAGCTGGGAGCACCGTAGATCTAGTAGATGCAATAATGGCTGGAAAGATTCAGAATGGAATGGCTCTTATTAG ACCTCCAGGACATCATGCAATGAAGACAGAGTTTTGTGGATATTGTTTCTTTAACAACGTGGCCCTGGCAGCTCAGGTGGCCTTGGAGAAACACAAGCTGTCACGTATTCTAATTGTGGATTGGGACGTTCACCATGGCCAGGGTACTCAGCAGATGTTCTATGAGGATCCAAG GGTCTTATACTTCTCCATCCATCGCTATGAAAATGGCACCTTCTGGCCAGAGCTTCGGGAAAGTGACTACGACAATGTTGGAGCTGGCCGAGGTCGGGGTTTCAACTTCAATGTACCTCTAAACAAGACTCAGATGAAAAATGAGGATTATTTAGCAGTGCTTCATCAAGTTCTCCTTCCTGTGGCATATGAG TTCAATCCAGAGTTGGTCATAGTGTCAGCAGGATATGATGCAGCTGTTGGATGTCCAGAG TTTGATCCTGAGTTGGTTCTTGTTTCCTCTGGTTATGATGCTGCAGTAGGTGATGAGAAG GGAGAAATGGAGATCACCCCTGCCTTTTATGCTCACCTCACCTCTAGTCTCATGGCACTGGCAAATGGACGTGTAGCTGTTATCTTTGAG GGTGGCTACTGTCTTGAGTCGCTAGCAGAAGGAGCTGCTCTGACACTTAGTGCCCTTCTGGGAGACCCTTGCCCAAAGCTTCTGGATCCCATTTTGAAACCCTCACTAAG CATGTGTGAGTCTCTGCTCAACCTTATCTATGTCCAGAGGCCATACTGGAAATGTTTCCAGTACCAAGGGTCCTTCTCTGTCCACGAAAAGACTAATGGGGACACAGGAGAGCGCcacatccccaccctctcctaccTCGGCAATGCAACAAAGCCCCTTCAGTACGAAACCAGGAACTGCTATCCAGTCCAGTCTGAGGAGGTCAAGGAAAAGATCAGACTCCAGTTGGCCAGGCTGAAGCAAG ACAAACCTCCTCAGATGTTTGAGAATAATAGACTCTGCTTGGTGTATGACGAGGCCATGAGTAATCACCATAGTTTATCAGAAAA AGAGCATCCAGAAAGaccagaaagaacagagagaatatGGAAATCTCTGAAACAGTTTGGCATCATAGAAAGAGCAACTATCTTGCAG TCacgatatgctacacagcaagaGCTAGAGCTCATTCACACACAGGAGCATGTAAACCTAATGACAAGCACAAGTGCGCTTAGTGAAAAGGAGCTGTTGAATATGCAGGATAACTACAAGTCAATATACCTTCATCCCAAGAGCAATGAAGCTGCTCTTCTGGCCGCTGGGAGCCTCTTGCAG GTTATAGATGATGTTTGTAATAACAAAAGCTTAAGTGGAATAGGAGTAATTCGTCCTCCAGGCCACCATGCAGAGCAGGATCATCCACATGGCTTCTGTTTGTATAACAATGTGGCCATTGCTGCTAAGTATGCCATTACCCACCATGGTTGTGAAAG AGTGCTGATCCTTGACTGGGATGTTCACCATGGTAATGGTGTCCAGCATGCATTCGTGGCTGACCCAAAGGTCCTCTACATTTCCATCCACCGCTACGACCAtggcctcttcttcccttcttctgaaGATGCCAATTATGACCAGGTTGGCTCCGGAGAGGGCGAGGGCTACACAGTCAATATTCCATGGAATAAG AGTGGTATGGGAGACGCAGAGTACATGTCAGCAATGTTGCAGGTGGTAATGCCGATAGCATACCAGTATGACCCACAGTTAGTGCTTGTGTCAGCTGGGTTCGATGCAGCTCGTGGTGACCCTCTTGGAG GTTGCCGTGTCACACCAGAATGCTATGGCCACATGACCAGGCTCTTGTCAAGCTTAGCTGGGGGCCGCATGGTCCTGGCACTAGAAGGTGGCTACAACCTAAGCAGTATTAGTTACTGCATGACTATGTGTGCCAAGGCTCTTCTGGGCGATCCTCTACCCTCGCTTGAGTCAGGACTTGTGCCCAACAAGAATGCTGTGCAATCCATATCTGATACTATTAGAACCCATAAAAAGTACTGGACAGCTCTGTCCTTTCAG GTTGATCTTCCTGTTGAGGATGTTCTGTGCCAAGGATTTGGAGGTGGGGCCCAACCTGTGGAGTCAGGTGCTTCTGGTTCTGAAGTCTCTTCAACTAATGTGTCTCCTGTCTCCACTCCGTCCACTGCATCCCCTCCTTATGTCTCTGCTCCATCTTCTCCTGATAAGACTTGGAAGAATGGAAATTGTATGGAGAATGGAGCATCTCCACAATTGGAATGCAGCTCTGAAAGGACCAAGTTTGATTCAGATAAAATGAACATAGATGTTACACCAATCCCTGAATTGCAGAGATCTGTGAGAAGTAGAGTGAAGAGTGAAAAAGCTGCTTCAGCTTCCGTTGCAGAACAAAGAGATGTAAAAGCCGGAGGAATGCAGAAGCAGTTTGGTTCAGAGGGAAGTTCAAGGATGAGCCGAAGAAAAGTTGGGGATCAAGGTGGCTCAGGGGAGAATGCTAACCACACATCGACACCCATCCGGCCAAGTAGACCAGTAAAAAATGTAGGCCTTATGCTCAGAGCTGCTGCATCGTGTGCCGGAATTGTGAAAGGAGCAACAGCTATTGTCTCCAATGAAAATACCTGTGATGCTTGTTATAAAGCAACCACACTAGATTCTGGAAGCATTAATGGGATCCTAAAACAATGCAAAGAATTGAAACTTTTGCATGCATGTACAATAATAGAGCCAAGACCAGCTTCTGAGGAGGAAATTTTGTCAGTCCACACCAGAGAAACACTGGAAGGTCATGTGCAGAAAGGGACATGTAGCAAAAGCCCCTGTTCGGGTGACCCTGCATTGTCTGCAGCTGGGAGCTTTGTAGAGTTGATTAGTGAAGTGGTACAGGGAAATGTGCTCAATGGTTTAGCTCTTGTACAGGTATCTGATCATACCAGTTCAGGTAATCAGAAAATTAGcaataactatattgataatttAGCAGTTGGAACTCAATATGCTTTAGATACTATTGGGCTACAAAGGGTGCTTATTGTTAACTGGAATGCTCAGAATGGTTATAATACTCAAAATCTTTTTTACAGTGATCCAAGAGTCTTAATGTTTTCTGTCAATCTCACTGATGATCAGAGTGCAACCAAAGGGTCAGTTGACAGACGAGGAGAGAACAAGGGCCTTGGTTATACTTTTGATTTAAGCCTTAACAGAGATTCTCAGAGTAAGAATTTCACCCAAGGAGATTATCTCACAATACTCCACCAGGTCATCTTGCCCGTGGCCTATGAATTTTGCCCAGAGCTGGTTCTCTTAGCAATTGGTAATGACTTAGTGCACCAGTCCCCAGCAGTGTCTCCactcatttattcacatataacTCAAATGTTAATGCCTTTAGCACAAGGCCATTTAGCTGTGATGTTAGAGGTTGGAAATGCCAAGGAAATAACCAAAGATATTGCCACTGCCACATTGTCAGCACTGCTAGACAAAGCAGTAGAACTTTTGCCAGTAATTTATGAAAACACATCAGAAGTACAAGATTCAGTTGTTAATATGATAAATGTACAAGCAGCAACCTGGAAGAGTTTAAAACAACATGCTCAGAACTCCTGTATTAATACAAAGAAACAGGCAAATGCATCTTCAACATTATTGTGTGATGAACAGCAAATTATTGCTAAAGCATTTG AAGGTTGTGCAACTATCCCCACACATACACTTTGCCTTGCCTATGATGAGGGAATGATGGAACACTTCAGTTATGATGATGAGACTCACCCTGAAAGGCCAGAGAGAATTAGTTGCATCTTCCAGCGGCTGCAAGAATTTGGCATTGTTGGCCGCTGCCACCAAGTAAAG ACAAGGTTAGCATCAGCAGCAGAGTTAGAAACTGTCCACAGCCCTAAGCACATAAAGTTTATGTCAAGTTTACACAGTAAGAAGCCAAAAGAGTTGCAAGGAATGCAGAACAGCTTTGAATCCATCTTCTTCCATCGTCAGTCTAATAATGCTGCTCTTTTGGCTTCTGGCTCTCTCCTGGAA GTAGTTAACAGTGTTCTAAGAGGTGAAAGTCGCCGTGGACTAGCAGTTATACGGCCTCCTGGTCACCATGCTGAGAAGAATGTACCATGTGGTTTCTGCATATACAACAATGTAGCAGTGGCTGCCAAACATGCCATTGGAGCTCATGGTTTGAGTCG AGTATTGATCGTGGACTGGGATGTGCATCACGGCAACGGGATACAGCACATGTTTGAAGATGACCCACAGGTCCTCTATGTTTCCATCCACCGTTATGATAATGGCATGTTCTTCCCAGGCAGTCCTGATGCCAACTACAATAGGGCAGGCaccaagaaaggaaaaggatataATGTTAATATCCCATGGAATAAG GGTGGTATGGGTGATGGAGACTACATGGCAGCCATGGCAGAAGTAATCCTACCAATTGCATACCAGTTTAACCCTGAGCTGGTATTAGTTTCTGCCGGTTTTGATGCAGCCGTTGGAGACCCATTAGGAG GCTGCAGAGTTTCCCCTGAATGCTATGGCCATATGACAAAACTGTTGTCATGCCTTGCTGGTGGTCGAGTTATTATTGCTCTAGAAGGTGGATACAACTTGAACTCGATCAGTTACTGTATGACCATGTGTGCAAAGGCTCTTTTAGGGgatcctctcatccctctcagtCAGGGCCTTGCAGCATGTCCAAGTGCCTGTGAGACTTTGAGCAATGTCGTGTCTGTACATCAGAAGTTCTGGTCAGCATTAGACTTGAAG AGTAAAGGAATGTCACCTAGCAGTCGGAAATCTAAAAAGACCACAAAACAATCTCCATCTGTCGATCTTGTTCATAGAAGTCCTGAGACCCCAGATGGGAAAACTg GTCTTGATGAATTAACAAGCACCCTCAGCCAAATGAGTCTGggcaaagaagggaaaggagccaAATCTATGGAAGTTGTTGAtgtgaagatggaagaggaggatggagctGTAGGAGGCACTTGTGCCACATCAGACGAAGGCCTTAACACTTTTTTACTCACAGAACTTTCAGGAGCAGAG TCTATGTATGCAGTTGTTCCTTTGCAATGGTGTCCTCACTTGGAGTCAGTGAACCCTGTGCCAAACAATAGCTTGGATGCCTTCAGTCCATGTGAAGAGTGCAAAGACTTGGCAGAAAATTGGGTTTGTCTCACCTGCTACAAG GTTATGTGTGGACGATTTGTAAATGAGCATATGCTGATGCATGGTGTAACACAAGAACATTACATGGTGCTAAGTTATGCTGACTTGTCTGTTTGGTGCTATTCATGTGACTCCTATATACATCATGAG ATCTTACAGGAAGCAAAACGGGCAGCTCACATTAGCAAATTTGGAGAGGATATCCCAGGCTCATAG
- the LOC125041909 gene encoding histone deacetylase 6-like isoform X6: protein MEITPAFYAHLTSSLMALANGRVAVIFEGGYCLESLAEGAALTLSALLGDPCPKLLDPILKPSLSMCESLLNLIYVQRPYWKCFQYQGSFSVHEKTNGDTGERHIPTLSYLGNATKPLQYETRNCYPVQSEEVKEKIRLQLARLKQDKPPQMFENNRLCLVYDEAMSNHHSLSEKEHPERPERTERIWKSLKQFGIIERATILQSRYATQQELELIHTQEHVNLMTSTSALSEKELLNMQDNYKSIYLHPKSNEAALLAAGSLLQVIDDVCNNKSLSGIGVIRPPGHHAEQDHPHGFCLYNNVAIAAKYAITHHGCERVLILDWDVHHGNGVQHAFVADPKVLYISIHRYDHGLFFPSSEDANYDQVGSGEGEGYTVNIPWNKSGMGDAEYMSAMLQVVMPIAYQYDPQLVLVSAGFDAARGDPLGGCRVTPECYGHMTRLLSSLAGGRMVLALEGGYNLSSISYCMTMCAKALLGDPLPSLESGLVPNKNAVQSISDTIRTHKKYWTALSFQVDLPVEDVLCQGFGGGAQPVESGASGSEVSSTNVSPVSTPSTASPPYVSAPSSPDKTWKNGNCMENGASPQLECSSERTKFDSDKMNIDVTPIPELQRSVRSRVKSEKAASASVAEQRDVKAGGMQKQFGSEGSSRMSRRKVGDQGGSGENANHTSTPIRPSRPVKNVGLMLRAAASCAGIVKGATAIVSNENTCDACYKATTLDSGSINGILKQCKELKLLHACTIIEPRPASEEEILSVHTRETLEGHVQKGTCSKSPCSGDPALSAAGSFVELISEVVQGNVLNGLALVQVSDHTSSGNQKISNNYIDNLAVGTQYALDTIGLQRVLIVNWNAQNGYNTQNLFYSDPRVLMFSVNLTDDQSATKGSVDRRGENKGLGYTFDLSLNRDSQSKNFTQGDYLTILHQVILPVAYEFCPELVLLAIGNDLVHQSPAVSPLIYSHITQMLMPLAQGHLAVMLEVGNAKEITKDIATATLSALLDKAVELLPVIYENTSEVQDSVVNMINVQAATWKSLKQHAQNSCINTKKQANASSTLLCDEQQIIAKAFEGCATIPTHTLCLAYDEGMMEHFSYDDETHPERPERISCIFQRLQEFGIVGRCHQVKTRLASAAELETVHSPKHIKFMSSLHSKKPKELQGMQNSFESIFFHRQSNNAALLASGSLLEVVNSVLRGESRRGLAVIRPPGHHAEKNVPCGFCIYNNVAVAAKHAIGAHGLSRVLIVDWDVHHGNGIQHMFEDDPQVLYVSIHRYDNGMFFPGSPDANYNRAGTKKGKGYNVNIPWNKGGMGDGDYMAAMAEVILPIAYQFNPELVLVSAGFDAAVGDPLGGCRVSPECYGHMTKLLSCLAGGRVIIALEGGYNLNSISYCMTMCAKALLGDPLIPLSQGLAACPSACETLSNVVSVHQKFWSALDLKSKGMSPSSRKSKKTTKQSPSVDLVHRSPETPDGKTGLDELTSTLSQMSLGKEGKGAKSMEVVDVKMEEEDGAVGGTCATSDEGLNTFLLTELSGAESMYAVVPLQWCPHLESVNPVPNNSLDAFSPCEECKDLAENWVCLTCYKVMCGRFVNEHMLMHGVTQEHYMVLSYADLSVWCYSCDSYIHHEILQEAKRAAHISKFGEDIPGS, encoded by the exons ATGGAGATCACCCCTGCCTTTTATGCTCACCTCACCTCTAGTCTCATGGCACTGGCAAATGGACGTGTAGCTGTTATCTTTGAG GGTGGCTACTGTCTTGAGTCGCTAGCAGAAGGAGCTGCTCTGACACTTAGTGCCCTTCTGGGAGACCCTTGCCCAAAGCTTCTGGATCCCATTTTGAAACCCTCACTAAG CATGTGTGAGTCTCTGCTCAACCTTATCTATGTCCAGAGGCCATACTGGAAATGTTTCCAGTACCAAGGGTCCTTCTCTGTCCACGAAAAGACTAATGGGGACACAGGAGAGCGCcacatccccaccctctcctaccTCGGCAATGCAACAAAGCCCCTTCAGTACGAAACCAGGAACTGCTATCCAGTCCAGTCTGAGGAGGTCAAGGAAAAGATCAGACTCCAGTTGGCCAGGCTGAAGCAAG ACAAACCTCCTCAGATGTTTGAGAATAATAGACTCTGCTTGGTGTATGACGAGGCCATGAGTAATCACCATAGTTTATCAGAAAA AGAGCATCCAGAAAGaccagaaagaacagagagaatatGGAAATCTCTGAAACAGTTTGGCATCATAGAAAGAGCAACTATCTTGCAG TCacgatatgctacacagcaagaGCTAGAGCTCATTCACACACAGGAGCATGTAAACCTAATGACAAGCACAAGTGCGCTTAGTGAAAAGGAGCTGTTGAATATGCAGGATAACTACAAGTCAATATACCTTCATCCCAAGAGCAATGAAGCTGCTCTTCTGGCCGCTGGGAGCCTCTTGCAG GTTATAGATGATGTTTGTAATAACAAAAGCTTAAGTGGAATAGGAGTAATTCGTCCTCCAGGCCACCATGCAGAGCAGGATCATCCACATGGCTTCTGTTTGTATAACAATGTGGCCATTGCTGCTAAGTATGCCATTACCCACCATGGTTGTGAAAG AGTGCTGATCCTTGACTGGGATGTTCACCATGGTAATGGTGTCCAGCATGCATTCGTGGCTGACCCAAAGGTCCTCTACATTTCCATCCACCGCTACGACCAtggcctcttcttcccttcttctgaaGATGCCAATTATGACCAGGTTGGCTCCGGAGAGGGCGAGGGCTACACAGTCAATATTCCATGGAATAAG AGTGGTATGGGAGACGCAGAGTACATGTCAGCAATGTTGCAGGTGGTAATGCCGATAGCATACCAGTATGACCCACAGTTAGTGCTTGTGTCAGCTGGGTTCGATGCAGCTCGTGGTGACCCTCTTGGAG GTTGCCGTGTCACACCAGAATGCTATGGCCACATGACCAGGCTCTTGTCAAGCTTAGCTGGGGGCCGCATGGTCCTGGCACTAGAAGGTGGCTACAACCTAAGCAGTATTAGTTACTGCATGACTATGTGTGCCAAGGCTCTTCTGGGCGATCCTCTACCCTCGCTTGAGTCAGGACTTGTGCCCAACAAGAATGCTGTGCAATCCATATCTGATACTATTAGAACCCATAAAAAGTACTGGACAGCTCTGTCCTTTCAG GTTGATCTTCCTGTTGAGGATGTTCTGTGCCAAGGATTTGGAGGTGGGGCCCAACCTGTGGAGTCAGGTGCTTCTGGTTCTGAAGTCTCTTCAACTAATGTGTCTCCTGTCTCCACTCCGTCCACTGCATCCCCTCCTTATGTCTCTGCTCCATCTTCTCCTGATAAGACTTGGAAGAATGGAAATTGTATGGAGAATGGAGCATCTCCACAATTGGAATGCAGCTCTGAAAGGACCAAGTTTGATTCAGATAAAATGAACATAGATGTTACACCAATCCCTGAATTGCAGAGATCTGTGAGAAGTAGAGTGAAGAGTGAAAAAGCTGCTTCAGCTTCCGTTGCAGAACAAAGAGATGTAAAAGCCGGAGGAATGCAGAAGCAGTTTGGTTCAGAGGGAAGTTCAAGGATGAGCCGAAGAAAAGTTGGGGATCAAGGTGGCTCAGGGGAGAATGCTAACCACACATCGACACCCATCCGGCCAAGTAGACCAGTAAAAAATGTAGGCCTTATGCTCAGAGCTGCTGCATCGTGTGCCGGAATTGTGAAAGGAGCAACAGCTATTGTCTCCAATGAAAATACCTGTGATGCTTGTTATAAAGCAACCACACTAGATTCTGGAAGCATTAATGGGATCCTAAAACAATGCAAAGAATTGAAACTTTTGCATGCATGTACAATAATAGAGCCAAGACCAGCTTCTGAGGAGGAAATTTTGTCAGTCCACACCAGAGAAACACTGGAAGGTCATGTGCAGAAAGGGACATGTAGCAAAAGCCCCTGTTCGGGTGACCCTGCATTGTCTGCAGCTGGGAGCTTTGTAGAGTTGATTAGTGAAGTGGTACAGGGAAATGTGCTCAATGGTTTAGCTCTTGTACAGGTATCTGATCATACCAGTTCAGGTAATCAGAAAATTAGcaataactatattgataatttAGCAGTTGGAACTCAATATGCTTTAGATACTATTGGGCTACAAAGGGTGCTTATTGTTAACTGGAATGCTCAGAATGGTTATAATACTCAAAATCTTTTTTACAGTGATCCAAGAGTCTTAATGTTTTCTGTCAATCTCACTGATGATCAGAGTGCAACCAAAGGGTCAGTTGACAGACGAGGAGAGAACAAGGGCCTTGGTTATACTTTTGATTTAAGCCTTAACAGAGATTCTCAGAGTAAGAATTTCACCCAAGGAGATTATCTCACAATACTCCACCAGGTCATCTTGCCCGTGGCCTATGAATTTTGCCCAGAGCTGGTTCTCTTAGCAATTGGTAATGACTTAGTGCACCAGTCCCCAGCAGTGTCTCCactcatttattcacatataacTCAAATGTTAATGCCTTTAGCACAAGGCCATTTAGCTGTGATGTTAGAGGTTGGAAATGCCAAGGAAATAACCAAAGATATTGCCACTGCCACATTGTCAGCACTGCTAGACAAAGCAGTAGAACTTTTGCCAGTAATTTATGAAAACACATCAGAAGTACAAGATTCAGTTGTTAATATGATAAATGTACAAGCAGCAACCTGGAAGAGTTTAAAACAACATGCTCAGAACTCCTGTATTAATACAAAGAAACAGGCAAATGCATCTTCAACATTATTGTGTGATGAACAGCAAATTATTGCTAAAGCATTTG AAGGTTGTGCAACTATCCCCACACATACACTTTGCCTTGCCTATGATGAGGGAATGATGGAACACTTCAGTTATGATGATGAGACTCACCCTGAAAGGCCAGAGAGAATTAGTTGCATCTTCCAGCGGCTGCAAGAATTTGGCATTGTTGGCCGCTGCCACCAAGTAAAG ACAAGGTTAGCATCAGCAGCAGAGTTAGAAACTGTCCACAGCCCTAAGCACATAAAGTTTATGTCAAGTTTACACAGTAAGAAGCCAAAAGAGTTGCAAGGAATGCAGAACAGCTTTGAATCCATCTTCTTCCATCGTCAGTCTAATAATGCTGCTCTTTTGGCTTCTGGCTCTCTCCTGGAA GTAGTTAACAGTGTTCTAAGAGGTGAAAGTCGCCGTGGACTAGCAGTTATACGGCCTCCTGGTCACCATGCTGAGAAGAATGTACCATGTGGTTTCTGCATATACAACAATGTAGCAGTGGCTGCCAAACATGCCATTGGAGCTCATGGTTTGAGTCG AGTATTGATCGTGGACTGGGATGTGCATCACGGCAACGGGATACAGCACATGTTTGAAGATGACCCACAGGTCCTCTATGTTTCCATCCACCGTTATGATAATGGCATGTTCTTCCCAGGCAGTCCTGATGCCAACTACAATAGGGCAGGCaccaagaaaggaaaaggatataATGTTAATATCCCATGGAATAAG GGTGGTATGGGTGATGGAGACTACATGGCAGCCATGGCAGAAGTAATCCTACCAATTGCATACCAGTTTAACCCTGAGCTGGTATTAGTTTCTGCCGGTTTTGATGCAGCCGTTGGAGACCCATTAGGAG GCTGCAGAGTTTCCCCTGAATGCTATGGCCATATGACAAAACTGTTGTCATGCCTTGCTGGTGGTCGAGTTATTATTGCTCTAGAAGGTGGATACAACTTGAACTCGATCAGTTACTGTATGACCATGTGTGCAAAGGCTCTTTTAGGGgatcctctcatccctctcagtCAGGGCCTTGCAGCATGTCCAAGTGCCTGTGAGACTTTGAGCAATGTCGTGTCTGTACATCAGAAGTTCTGGTCAGCATTAGACTTGAAG AGTAAAGGAATGTCACCTAGCAGTCGGAAATCTAAAAAGACCACAAAACAATCTCCATCTGTCGATCTTGTTCATAGAAGTCCTGAGACCCCAGATGGGAAAACTg GTCTTGATGAATTAACAAGCACCCTCAGCCAAATGAGTCTGggcaaagaagggaaaggagccaAATCTATGGAAGTTGTTGAtgtgaagatggaagaggaggatggagctGTAGGAGGCACTTGTGCCACATCAGACGAAGGCCTTAACACTTTTTTACTCACAGAACTTTCAGGAGCAGAG TCTATGTATGCAGTTGTTCCTTTGCAATGGTGTCCTCACTTGGAGTCAGTGAACCCTGTGCCAAACAATAGCTTGGATGCCTTCAGTCCATGTGAAGAGTGCAAAGACTTGGCAGAAAATTGGGTTTGTCTCACCTGCTACAAG GTTATGTGTGGACGATTTGTAAATGAGCATATGCTGATGCATGGTGTAACACAAGAACATTACATGGTGCTAAGTTATGCTGACTTGTCTGTTTGGTGCTATTCATGTGACTCCTATATACATCATGAG ATCTTACAGGAAGCAAAACGGGCAGCTCACATTAGCAAATTTGGAGAGGATATCCCAGGCTCATAG